The region TACGGCGACTGCCTGCCCTCCCGGGACTTCCCCATGCTGGTGGAGCAGTACAAGCTCGGCCGGCTGGACCTGGATGCCTTCGTCACCGAGCGCATCGGCCTGGGCGACATCGAGGAAGCCTTCACCAAGATGCATGACGGCAAGGTCCTGCGTTCGGTGGTGGAACTGTAATGTTCCGCATCGACAACGTGGTCACCTCGGGAACCTTCTCCCTGGACGGCGGCACCTGGGGCGTGGACAACAACGTCTGGATTGTCGGCGACGACGCCCAGGTGATCGTCATCGACCCCGCCCACAACATCAACGCGGTAGCCGAAGCCGTGGGTGACCGGGAGGTCATGGCCATCCTGCTCACCCACGGGCACGACGACCACATCCGCGCCGTCGGCGAAGCCCGGGACCGCTTCAGCGCCCCGGTGTTCCTGCACGCCGCGGACCGGATGCTGTGGGACGCCGTGTTCCCCGACGAGGGACCGGACGATGTGATCGAGGACGGCGACACGTTCGAGATTGCCGGCCATACCCTGCGCGCCCTGCACACGCCGGGCCACTCCCCCGGATCGGTCTGCTTCTCGCTGGCCGCCGGCGAGGACGTTCCGGAGCCGGTGGTCTTCAGCGGCGACACACTGTTTAGCGGCGGCCCCGGCGCCACCGGCCGTTCCTACAGCGATTTCCCGACCATCATCGAGTCCATCCGGGAACGGCTGCTGACGCTGCCGGCGGAGACGAAGGTGCTCACCGGGCACGGGGATTCGACGTCGATCGCCGCCGAAGGTCCGCATCTGCAGGAATGGATCGACCGGGGACACTAGGACTCGCCGCGATCTTCCATGCGCATGCCTTGACCGCCCGGGTTAGGGTATGCGCATGGGGGATCACCGCGAGATGCTGCTGGATTTGTCCGTGGACGAGAGTTCTGCCGAAGCGCGGATGTGCGAGGTGCGGAACTGGTTCCGTGCCAATGGCTGGAGTGCACCCGCACCCGATAACTACGATCCGCGCCACATCGAGCATATTTCCGACGGGCCGGGTCCCCGTTTGAGGGAGCAGCTGGATTCCCGCTCGCCGCACTTTGTCTTCACTTTCATTCCCGGCCGTGATTTCTATTACGCAGGGTCTGTGGGCGGGCCCCAGTGCCGGGAATGCGGCGAATACCGGGACTTCGACGAAGCTGCCGGGATGATTCAGGAGTGGCTGGACTCGCACCGCGAACCGGAGCTTACCTGTCCGAGCTGTTCATGGAAGGCGCCCTGGGGGAACTGGGACCTGAGCTGGTCCCTGGTGCTTTCCGCGTTGGCCGTCATCATCCATCAGGACTCCCAGACCCCGGATCCGCAGGAACTGTCCCGGCATCTTACGGAGCAGCTGCAGGCGGATCTCGGCGGGCGCTGGGTGCTTATGCACTTCAAGGGTTAAGACTTTGCCAACCGTATCCGCAGGCCCTTGTATCGGGTGTTATCCCGCCGGAAACTGAACTTATGGCCCTGCAAATCAGTCCCGCTTTCTGGAAGCTCCTGCCGGAGCTGCGCTATGAACCCACGCCTCGGCGTATCCGTGCGCAGCTCGGCGGCAACACCGTGGTGGATTCCACCAATACGGTGCTGGCCTACGAGCCGAGGCGGGTCACCCCTATCTACGCCGTACCCGCCGGGGATATCTCAGCGGAGGTGACGGCTGCTTCGGAACCCGACGGCGATCCGCTGGCCGATGTGCCGCCCGGCGCCCTGATGGACCCGCGCTACCCGTTCTCCGCGCACACTGCCCCCGGCCAGCCACTGGACCTGCGTGCAGGAGCGCATGAGCTGCCCGGTGCCGGGTTCCGTCCGGATGATGCAGATCTTGGCGGGTATGTGCTGCTCGACTTCAATGCGTTCGACCGGTGGCTGGAGGAAGACCAGGTGGTCGAGGGACACCCCCGGGATCCTTTCCACCGGGTCGACGCCGTGGACTCCTCGAGAGCCGTGCGGGTGCATCTGGGCGGACAACTGCTGGCCGAGACCCGGCAGCCGCTGCTCGTGTACGAAACCATGCTTCCGCCGCGGACCTACTTTCCGCGCAGGGACGTGGACTGGGATGTCCTCAACGCATCGAGCTTCCGGTCCGTCTGCCCGTACAAGGGGACGGCGAACTACTGGTCGGTGACCGGGCATCCGGCGGGAACGGACCTGGCCTGGTCGTTTGAACGGGTGCTTCCGGATTCGGCGCAGCTCAAGGACCGGGTCTCGTTCTTCGACGAGCGCACCGAGGTCTACGTGGACGACGCCAAGCAGGAGATCAATTCCCTGTTCCGCTTCTAAGGCTGCTTCAGTCCGCCGTATCCGCGATCTGGATGAGGTTGCCCACGGTGTCGGAGAAAACCGCCGTCGTTATCGGTCCCATCCGGGTAGGCGGCTGAGTGAAAGCCACGCCCAGGTCCAATAGCCGGTGATATTCGTCCTCGACGCTGTCCACAGCGAAGGAAGTGAACGGGATCCCGTCCGCTACCAGCGCCTCCGTGAACGGCGCAACGGCGGGATGCCCGGTCGGCTCGAGCAGCAGTTCCACCCCGGCGTCCTCCCCCGGCACCCTCACGGTCAGCCAGCGCGCCCCGCCCGCCCGCACATCCTGCCGCTGTTCGAATCCCAGCACCCGCGTGTAAAAATCCAGTGCCTTATCTTGGTCGTCCACAAAAATACTGGTCACCACAATCCTCATGGTTGCTCCCTATCTGTTCGGGTTTTCACGTGCCGGCTATCCGGGAGTTCCGTCGGCACACGGCCAGTATCCGGTGCGCCAGGCAAATGCGGGAGAGGTGGTCCTGTCAAACCCCCGGCTGTGCAGGGCACTGGCCGCTGATAAGCGGGATTTGTAGCGTTGATGCCCCAACGCCGACATCAGAACGGAAGACCACACCATGTCAACGCCCAATGAATCGTACGAACTCGCCCGCCGCCGCGTCATCGCGAAGACCATCTACAAGGGGGTGGTCGGTCTCTGGCTGCTGCTCGCGGTCCTTCAGGTCGCTATCTGGTACTTCACGACGCCGGACGGCTACTTCTGGCCGGTCTGGCCGATCCTGGGAACTCTTGTCGCCGCAGTCATTGCGGGGATCCCCGTCTACGCAGGCCGTCCCGCCATATCGGATCGCCGTATTGAAGCCGAAGTGGCTCGGATGCGGCGAAACGGCTGACCAGTACCAGGAGAGGACATCATGCTCGACAGCACTCACCAGGTCATCGCCGGCGTCGTTCTCCTCACCGTCCTCGGCCAGGATCCCGCACGGCCCAACGGAGCCATTATGCTTCTCTGGATTGGAGCGGCTGTGCTGGGCGTCGGCGTGCTGGCCGCCGGCGTCGGCCTCATCGTTCAGGGAGTCATGTCAGCGCCATGAACATGACTGAGACGGTTGCGCTGGTAACCGGAGCGAACAGGGGGCTGGGACGGGAATTCGTGATCCAGCTGGTTGAGCGGGTGCCTACGCTGCCGCGAAGGCCGCCGAGTGGCAGCTCACCAACAGCACGCGCCTGGAGCTTGCCGGCCAGGGCACACACGTGATGGGCGTGCACCTCTCTTCCACCGATACCGACATGATGAAGGGCTGGGACATTCCCAAGAACGACCCCCGCGTGATCATCTCGGATGTGCTCGATGCCCTGGTGAAGGGGTCGCACGAGTTTTTGGATGCAGACACGCAAGCCGTCAAGGACCAGCTGAGCCTGCCTCCCGAAGCTTTTTACGCAGGCGTGGGCCCCTTCGCCTGAGCCGCTGCCGGGGTTGAGATGACGGACCGTTGAGCGCGCTGCAGATTGCGGATGAGTTCCTCGCGGCTTTGTCCATCGACGTGGTGGTGCCACATCGGCGTACCGGGGCTGCTGCGCCAGGATTCGCTCAGGGGACTGTTATCAACTGCGTCGAATCCGAGATCGTCATAGAACCGGGTCACCAGTTCGACGGCCTCCGGATAGTCGCTGGAGACGACCAGCGCCTTACGGTCAGGTGCTCCGGCCGGTCGCGCCAGCCGCATGATGGCCGGCAGCGCGTCGCTGGGGACACGGAGGTGGAAGCGCTCATGGAACTGGACGTGAGTGAACGCCTTGACGACCTTCGAAGCGGGCAGCTGTTCCTGACGTAACTCATGGACTGTCTTGAGCCCGGAGTCGACGTCGGGGAAGTTCCCGTCGCGCCAGACCATGTAATTGTTGTTATCGATCACGACCTTTCCTGCGAGTTCCCGCACCGGCAGCCGGTCACCGGGCGCGTACGGGAACGCGGTGACGGCGAAGTCAGCTGCAGCCGCAGCCTCTGCCGCGTAGGCTGCGCGTGCCCGCGGTCCCAAGTCCTTGACCAGCCGCTGTAAGGTTTCAGGTCCCCGCGAATTCGCGATAACGACGTCGTAGCCCGCCGCGGTTGCCACGCGGGCAAGCGTTGCTCCGGCCTGGCCCGCGCCGAGGATGCCGACAGTAGTCACGGTTTCACTCCCTGGTTAACCCGGCGCCGGTTTGCGGATGTTCCTGGCTCGTGTTCGTTGAGAAGGCCGCGGAGGCAAGGAGCGCAAGTTTCTCAGCATTGTCGGAGCCGGCGTCGGGGTGGTAAATGACGAGCATCAGTCCGTCCGCTCCGTTGATGCCCAGGCGCTCCCGGTTGAGGGTCATTTCCCCGACCTGCGGGTGGTTGAGGCGCATCGGTGTGCCTCTCTGGGCCCGCACTTCATGCCGTGCCCACATTCGGCGGAAGTAGGGGCTCGCCAGCGAAAGCTCTCCGACGAGTTCGATGAAACGGGGATTGTCGACATCCTTGCCCACGGACTGCCGAAGGTTCGCAATGAAGCACTCCGTCACCACTTCCCACTCCGGATAAAGGGCCTGCTCGGCCGGGTCGAGGAACATGTCCCTCAGCTGGTTCCCCCCGAGATCAAGACGCGGTGAGAGCGCTTTCGCCAGGCTGTTTGCGGCCAGGATGTCAAAGTACCGGCCCTCGATGAAGGCGGGCTGGGCGAGCGAATCCAGCAGCTTGAGTGCACCAGCGGGAACGGTTTCCTTGGACGGCCGGCGAACGCGCTGCCGGGGAACGTCCGCGACCAGCGTGAGCAGGTACGCGAGGTGCTCGTCGTCAAGTTGGAGCACGCGGGCGATGGACTCGAGGACCTGCACGGAGGGGTGCCGGTCCCGTCCACGCTCCAACCGCAGGTAGTAATCGGCGCTGATGCCGGCGAGCATGGCCACTTCCTCGCGCCGCAGTCCGGGCACGCGACGCACACCTATGTCCGGGATGCCGGCCTGCTTCGGTGTTACCAGCTCGCGCCTGGCCCGCAGATAGTCGCCAAGGGCGTTCGATGTCTTACTCATGGGAGCCAGCCTAGGACCTGGCAGGGCGGTTGGGACAGCGGCAGAGGGGGTCCTGTCACTCCCCCGGCTGGACAGGGCTCTGGCCGGTGAAAGCAGGCATTCGTAGCGTTGCAGTGGCTCAGCTGGAGCTGAGCCTACCGAGAGGACAGAAAATTGACCATCACATTAATCACCGGGGCGAACAAGGGCATCGGATTCGAAACAGCCAGGCAACTGCTGGAGTTGGGGCATGTCGTTTACATAGGTGCCCGTGATGCCGAGCGGGGTGAGAAAGCCGCAGCAGAGCTGGGCGCTCGATTCGTGCAGCTCGACGTAACGGACGACCCCTCAGTCAGCAGCGCACTCGCGAGCATTGATGCCGCCGAGGGCCGGCTCGACGTCCTGGTGCACAACGCGGGCGTCCTCGAGACAGAGATGGACGGCCCCTCCGCCCTCCGGGCCTTCGATACCAATGCGGTAGGTATTGTCCGCGTCACGCAGGCCGCACTCCCCCTGCTGCGCAGGTCCGCCAACGCCCATGTGGTCACCATCTCGAGCAGCGCCGGATCCTTCTGGGCGGTCACCAACCCCGATCGACCGGAGTTCGACCTGCCGCTCGCCCTCTACTCGGCGTCCAAGACGGCGGCGACCATGCTCACCGTGCAGTACGCCAAGTCCCACCCCGGCATCAAGTTCAACGCACTCGAACCCGGCACCACTGCCACGGAAATGACGGCCCGCTTCGGAATCGGGAGGCCACCGGAAGAAAGCGCACGAGTCGTTGTGCGCCTCGCCACCCACGGCTCGGAGGGCCCAACCGGAACCCTCCGGGACGAAAACGGCGAGCTGCACTTCTAGGAGAAGGATCACCACAATGACCGCCACCCCCTTACACCTCACCAAAGCAGGCCAGACAGCCTCCTGGGGCGGTGTTGTCTCGCTCGGCCTTGGAATCTTCGCGATCGTTATGTCTGAGTTCCTGCCCGCGAGCCTCCTTCCGCGTATCGCCGGAACCCTGGACGTATCGGTCGGTGCTGCAGGACAAAGCGTGACAATGACCGCCGTCGCTGCTGTTTTCTCGGCCCTCTTTATCGCCGTGGTCCTCCCCCGCACCGATCGCCGGCGGGTCATGATCGGTCTTACCGCCTTGGCCATCCTCTCCAACATCCTCGTTGCCCTGGCACCCGGCCTTTTCATTCTTCTGTCGGCGCGGCTCCTGCTCGGCGTTGCCCTTGGCGGCTTCTGGGCAATGGCCACCGCCATGGCCGCGCACCTGGTACCCGCCGACCATCTCGGCCGCGCGCTGACCGTCATCAACGCCGGTGTAGCGGTTGCAACCATCGTTGCCGTACCTCTCGGTGCCTGGCTCGGGGAAATCTGGGGATGGCGGGCCGTCTTTTCCATCGCCGCAGTCGTCGCGGCTCTGGCCCTGCTCGTGCAGGCGGCCACACTGCCGGCCATCAGACCTACAGGGGTGAGCGGGCTTCGCGCCCTCGGATCGACCCTTCGCTCCGGAGTGGTCGTGGTGGGATTGGTTGCGGTCCTGCTGGTCTTCGGCGGCCACTTCGGCGGATTCACGTATATCCGCCCGGCGGCAGAAACCGTGTCCGGAATCGATGCCGGCGGCCTGGCCGTGCTGCTGCTCGTGTTCGGAGCCGCCAGCGTCCTGGGCACCGTTCTCAGCGGCCCCCTGGCCGACCGTGCGCTTCGGGCCGCCG is a window of Arthrobacter sp. zg-Y1171 DNA encoding:
- a CDS encoding DUF427 domain-containing protein, giving the protein MALQISPAFWKLLPELRYEPTPRRIRAQLGGNTVVDSTNTVLAYEPRRVTPIYAVPAGDISAEVTAASEPDGDPLADVPPGALMDPRYPFSAHTAPGQPLDLRAGAHELPGAGFRPDDADLGGYVLLDFNAFDRWLEEDQVVEGHPRDPFHRVDAVDSSRAVRVHLGGQLLAETRQPLLVYETMLPPRTYFPRRDVDWDVLNASSFRSVCPYKGTANYWSVTGHPAGTDLAWSFERVLPDSAQLKDRVSFFDERTEVYVDDAKQEINSLFRF
- a CDS encoding MFS transporter, which codes for MTATPLHLTKAGQTASWGGVVSLGLGIFAIVMSEFLPASLLPRIAGTLDVSVGAAGQSVTMTAVAAVFSALFIAVVLPRTDRRRVMIGLTALAILSNILVALAPGLFILLSARLLLGVALGGFWAMATAMAAHLVPADHLGRALTVINAGVAVATIVAVPLGAWLGEIWGWRAVFSIAAVVAALALLVQAATLPAIRPTGVSGLRALGSTLRSGVVVVGLVAVLLVFGGHFGGFTYIRPAAETVSGIDAGGLAVLLLVFGAASVLGTVLSGPLADRALRAAVFLFPAVLGLGMLVMLLAGGSITGLFIAAALWGFGFGGLPTAVLSWGARTAPTRLEQIGGLIVTVCNIAIAVGAGLGGLLVDGAGATYALTVGGIAAIVGALVLTSLPRTKTTVVSAG
- a CDS encoding helix-turn-helix domain-containing protein, coding for MSKTSNALGDYLRARRELVTPKQAGIPDIGVRRVPGLRREEVAMLAGISADYYLRLERGRDRHPSVQVLESIARVLQLDDEHLAYLLTLVADVPRQRVRRPSKETVPAGALKLLDSLAQPAFIEGRYFDILAANSLAKALSPRLDLGGNQLRDMFLDPAEQALYPEWEVVTECFIANLRQSVGKDVDNPRFIELVGELSLASPYFRRMWARHEVRAQRGTPMRLNHPQVGEMTLNRERLGINGADGLMLVIYHPDAGSDNAEKLALLASAAFSTNTSQEHPQTGAGLTRE
- a CDS encoding SDR family NAD(P)-dependent oxidoreductase is translated as MTITLITGANKGIGFETARQLLELGHVVYIGARDAERGEKAAAELGARFVQLDVTDDPSVSSALASIDAAEGRLDVLVHNAGVLETEMDGPSALRAFDTNAVGIVRVTQAALPLLRRSANAHVVTISSSAGSFWAVTNPDRPEFDLPLALYSASKTAATMLTVQYAKSHPGIKFNALEPGTTATEMTARFGIGRPPEESARVVVRLATHGSEGPTGTLRDENGELHF
- a CDS encoding VOC family protein: MRIVVTSIFVDDQDKALDFYTRVLGFEQRQDVRAGGARWLTVRVPGEDAGVELLLEPTGHPAVAPFTEALVADGIPFTSFAVDSVEDEYHRLLDLGVAFTQPPTRMGPITTAVFSDTVGNLIQIADTAD
- a CDS encoding NADPH-dependent F420 reductase; protein product: MTTVGILGAGQAGATLARVATAAGYDVVIANSRGPETLQRLVKDLGPRARAAYAAEAAAAADFAVTAFPYAPGDRLPVRELAGKVVIDNNNYMVWRDGNFPDVDSGLKTVHELRQEQLPASKVVKAFTHVQFHERFHLRVPSDALPAIMRLARPAGAPDRKALVVSSDYPEAVELVTRFYDDLGFDAVDNSPLSESWRSSPGTPMWHHHVDGQSREELIRNLQRAQRSVISTPAAAQAKGPTPA
- a CDS encoding MBL fold metallo-hydrolase, producing MFRIDNVVTSGTFSLDGGTWGVDNNVWIVGDDAQVIVIDPAHNINAVAEAVGDREVMAILLTHGHDDHIRAVGEARDRFSAPVFLHAADRMLWDAVFPDEGPDDVIEDGDTFEIAGHTLRALHTPGHSPGSVCFSLAAGEDVPEPVVFSGDTLFSGGPGATGRSYSDFPTIIESIRERLLTLPAETKVLTGHGDSTSIAAEGPHLQEWIDRGH